The Fimbriimonadaceae bacterium genome includes the window CGACATCTCAAGGTCGAGCTGGGTGAATTCGGGCTGGCGGTCTGCGCGCTGAGCTTCGTCGCGGAAACATTTGGCGATCTGGTAATAGCGCTCCATGCCGCCCACCATCAAAAGCTGCTTGTACTGCTGCGGACTTTGCGGGAGCGCGTAAAACTGGCCAGGGTCGAGTCGGTAAGGCACAAGATAGTCACGAGCGCCCTCAGGCGTGGATTTGGTGAGGATCGGTGTCTCCACCTCAACAAAATCTCGCTCATCCAAAAATCGGCGTATCTTCCCAATCGCAGCGGCGCGCAGCGCCATCTTTCGGTACATCGCCGGGCGTCGAAGGTCGAGATAGCGATGCTTAATGCGCAGTTCCTCGTTAACGTTCTTCATCTGCTCCTCGTCGCTGATCGGGAAAGGCAGAAGCTTCGACACACTCAGGACCTGATAGCCCGACACAAGCACTTCGATCTCGCCGGTAGCCATCCGAGGGTTCTTGGTCTCTTCGCTTCGCATGCGAACTTCGCCCTGAACGCTCAGACAGAACTCCGTCTTAATCTCAGCGAGCTTCGGAAACTTCTGCGGATCAAGGAAGAGCTGAATCAAACCCGTACGGTCACGCAGGTCGATAAAGTACAGCCCGCCAAGGTCGCGGATGCGATGCACCCACCCGTTCAGTACCACTTGGGAACCGTCGTGCTCGGGTCGGAGAGTGCCGCAAGAATGAGTCCGTTGCAAAAAGCTCATGAAGGGATGAAGGATACCTTCGGTATCTAACCGGACCAGGGCCTAGTCCACGACAACTTATTGGGGGAATTGGCGTACCTATTATTGATTCCAAAACTTGGCCCAAATTCTCCCGTTGCGGTGCCGATGCTCGTCGCCTCGCGGGTACCCTTGAGAAAGCTCCCATGTCCACCATCGCCACGCCCCCCGTCAGACCTGATCGCACGATCCCCAACTACCGTCAGCAAGTCCGCAAGGCCCTGCCCGATGAGTATTTCAAACCCCAGCCTGCCCAGCTATGGTGGTTTGTCCCCCATACCGCGATTATCGGCACCAGCCTTTGGCTCCTAACGGCGCACTTTTCATGGTGGCTCGCCCCAATCCTTTCGTTAATCATTGGGCACTCTTTCGGCTGTCTCGGATTCCTGTCGCACGAGATCGGCCATGGCGCTGCCATCACCAACCTTCGCGTCCGCGACATCTTCAGCGGAATCGGATTCTCGCCGTTTTACATCAGTCCGCTGCTGTGGCGGCAATGGCACAACTCCGACCACCACAACAACACTCAAGTTGAAGGCATCGACCCCGACCACCTCTTCACGATTGAGGACTACAAGAACAACCCGATCCTGCGTGGGCTCTACAAGATGTCGCCACTGGCCCGAAACATCGTTATCTTTTCGTCCTTTACCTACCGGATGAATCAGCAGACTTTGCGAATGCTGATCCACTACCTCAAGGACCCAAAGACCGCAAAGCGAACCAAGTGGATCATGTTCACGCAAACGCTTGCTCAAGTGAGCTTCTGGGTAGCGCTGACGCTGTTCTTAGGAACACAAGTTTTCTGGTGGGGCTACTTCATCCCGCTCCTCGTCGCCAAC containing:
- a CDS encoding fatty acid desaturase; this encodes MSTIATPPVRPDRTIPNYRQQVRKALPDEYFKPQPAQLWWFVPHTAIIGTSLWLLTAHFSWWLAPILSLIIGHSFGCLGFLSHEIGHGAAITNLRVRDIFSGIGFSPFYISPLLWRQWHNSDHHNNTQVEGIDPDHLFTIEDYKNNPILRGLYKMSPLARNIVIFSSFTYRMNQQTLRMLIHYLKDPKTAKRTKWIMFTQTLAQVSFWVALTLFLGTQVFWWGYFIPLLVANSIAISYIATNHFLNPLADENDVLATSLTVTLPKWCRFLDPWHQHFGAHVAHHLFPQAPTKYTRKIEEKIEELWPDRYHSMTIFRALQLLWKTPWVYEDKTTLLDPHREERHKTLGHGLKK